The proteins below are encoded in one region of Segatella copri:
- a CDS encoding DUF6057 family protein produces the protein MKNKRSSTAKMQIACAIIFITFTYVYLAFYQADVLAVAQHVFSGGLTNYSYTLAPLFITLVLYLLQVGVYAVTRVKRRFHGLTYFPSFLILTMITDIPVDIDRYHSLGAWWIILPLCLILWGGLIWIARQLEPIETEPHSNGWFSRYMWVNLLQMLVIILLVNFVASNDRLFHERMRMEHLMKEKQYEKALEVGEKSLKTDSSLTMLRIACLNETGELGSRLFTYPLVGGSKAMMPDSVTVKAMMWKAPKWMQKPSAWMVKHHLKYRLPVDYQLCALLLDKQLDKFVAEVQKHYKVTSGKLPVHYKEALVLYTHRRSNPSIVYHDNVMDTDFEDFQQMDHKYANETEKQNALRDTYGNTYWYYYEYGNK, from the coding sequence ATGAAAAATAAAAGGAGTAGTACTGCGAAGATGCAAATCGCCTGTGCTATCATCTTTATCACATTTACCTACGTCTACCTGGCATTTTACCAGGCAGACGTACTGGCAGTGGCTCAGCATGTTTTCTCAGGCGGTTTGACCAACTACAGTTACACGCTGGCTCCACTGTTTATCACGCTCGTACTCTATCTGCTGCAAGTGGGAGTGTACGCGGTAACCCGTGTGAAACGCCGTTTCCACGGGCTTACTTATTTCCCTTCGTTCCTCATCCTGACGATGATTACCGATATCCCCGTTGATATCGACCGTTATCATTCGCTGGGGGCGTGGTGGATTATCCTGCCACTCTGTCTGATTCTATGGGGCGGATTAATATGGATAGCCCGCCAGTTGGAGCCGATAGAAACAGAGCCTCACAGTAACGGCTGGTTCTCCCGCTATATGTGGGTGAATCTGCTCCAGATGCTGGTGATAATATTGCTTGTCAACTTTGTTGCTAGCAATGATCGGCTGTTTCATGAACGTATGCGCATGGAACATCTGATGAAAGAAAAACAGTATGAAAAAGCTTTGGAAGTAGGTGAAAAATCTCTGAAAACAGATTCTTCGCTGACGATGCTCCGTATAGCCTGTCTCAACGAAACAGGCGAGCTGGGCAGCCGTCTCTTTACTTATCCGCTGGTAGGTGGAAGTAAGGCGATGATGCCGGATAGCGTAACCGTGAAGGCTATGATGTGGAAGGCGCCAAAATGGATGCAGAAACCTTCGGCATGGATGGTTAAACATCATCTCAAGTATCGTCTGCCTGTTGACTATCAGCTTTGTGCACTCTTGCTGGACAAGCAACTAGACAAGTTCGTAGCAGAGGTGCAGAAACATTACAAAGTAACTTCGGGCAAACTGCCTGTTCATTATAAGGAAGCGTTGGTTCTTTATACGCATCGCCGCAGTAATCCAAGTATCGTTTATCACGATAATGTGATGGATACAGACTTTGAGGATTTCCAGCAGATGGATCACAAATATGCTAATGAGACAGAAAAGCAGAATGCTCTTCGGGATACTTATGGAAATACCTACTGGTATTATTATGAGTATGGAAACAAATGA
- a CDS encoding alpha amylase C-terminal domain-containing protein, with translation MATEKKTTAQKAATKKSTAKKPVAKKAAKAVVKHIGLVKNDPYLADYEDAIKGRHDHALWKLGQLTNNGKQTLSDFANGYEYFGLHKTTRGWVFREWAPNATDIYLIGDFNNWQETEKYRAKRIKNTGNWELKLPEKAMKHGDLFKMKVHWEGGEGERIPAWAQRVVQDDQTKIFSAQVWNPEPYKWKKKTFRSNVAPLLIYECHIGMAQDAEKVGTYTEFKENVLPRIIKDGYNCIQIMAIQEHPYYGSFGYHVSSFFAASSRFGTPEELKDLIDTAHQNGIAVIMDIVHSHAVKNEVEGLGNLAGDPNQYFYPGDRHEHPAWDSLCFDYGKDEVIHFLLSNCKYWLNEFHFDGFRFDGVTSMLYYSHGLGEAFCNYGDYFNGHEDDNAICYLTLANSLIHEVNKHAITIAEEVSGMPGLAAKFEDGGYGFDYRMAMNIPDYWIKTIKELKDEDWKPSSIFWEVKNRRSDEKTISYCESHDQALVGDKTIIFRLIDADMYWHFKKGDENEMAHRGIALHKMIRLVTASTINGGYLNFMGNEFGHPEWIDFPREGNGWSHKYARRQWNLVDNHELCYHYLGDFDREMLKTITSEKNFNKTPVVEIWHNDGDQVLAFMRGDLLFVFNFSPTRSFTDYGFLVPTGSYSVVLDSDSKDFGGNGLNDDTMTHLTNYDPLYVKDRKEWLKLYLPARTALVLKKN, from the coding sequence ATGGCAACAGAAAAGAAAACTACAGCCCAGAAGGCTGCAACTAAAAAGTCAACTGCAAAGAAACCAGTTGCAAAAAAGGCAGCGAAGGCTGTGGTAAAGCATATCGGACTCGTGAAGAACGACCCATATCTGGCAGACTATGAGGATGCCATCAAGGGCCGACACGACCATGCACTCTGGAAACTCGGTCAGCTGACTAATAACGGCAAACAGACATTGAGCGATTTTGCCAATGGATACGAGTATTTCGGACTGCATAAGACTACCCGTGGATGGGTGTTCCGTGAGTGGGCACCTAATGCTACAGACATCTATCTGATAGGTGACTTCAACAACTGGCAGGAAACCGAAAAGTATCGTGCCAAAAGAATAAAGAATACCGGCAACTGGGAACTCAAACTTCCGGAGAAAGCGATGAAACATGGCGATCTCTTCAAGATGAAAGTTCATTGGGAAGGTGGTGAAGGCGAGCGTATTCCTGCATGGGCACAGCGCGTAGTACAGGACGACCAGACCAAGATTTTCTCTGCTCAGGTTTGGAATCCGGAACCATATAAATGGAAGAAGAAAACCTTCAGATCAAATGTGGCGCCTCTGCTCATCTATGAATGCCATATCGGTATGGCACAGGATGCAGAGAAGGTTGGTACTTATACAGAATTTAAGGAGAATGTGTTGCCACGTATCATCAAGGATGGTTACAACTGCATTCAGATTATGGCTATCCAGGAGCATCCGTATTATGGCTCCTTCGGCTATCATGTAAGCAGTTTCTTTGCTGCAAGTAGCCGCTTCGGAACTCCTGAAGAGTTGAAAGATCTCATTGATACAGCTCACCAGAATGGTATTGCCGTCATCATGGACATCGTTCACTCTCATGCCGTAAAGAATGAGGTGGAAGGACTGGGTAATCTCGCTGGCGATCCTAACCAGTATTTCTATCCTGGCGACCGTCATGAGCATCCGGCTTGGGACAGTCTCTGCTTCGACTATGGAAAGGATGAAGTCATCCACTTCCTGTTGAGCAACTGCAAGTATTGGCTCAATGAGTTCCATTTCGACGGATTCCGTTTTGATGGTGTAACATCCATGCTCTATTACAGTCATGGCTTGGGTGAGGCATTCTGCAACTACGGCGATTATTTCAATGGTCACGAGGATGATAATGCCATCTGCTATCTTACCCTTGCCAACAGTCTGATTCATGAGGTTAACAAGCATGCCATTACGATTGCCGAAGAGGTGAGCGGAATGCCGGGACTGGCAGCCAAGTTTGAGGATGGTGGTTATGGTTTCGATTATCGCATGGCGATGAATATTCCAGATTATTGGATCAAGACCATCAAGGAACTGAAGGATGAAGACTGGAAACCATCCAGCATCTTCTGGGAGGTAAAGAACCGCCGTTCGGATGAGAAGACCATCTCTTACTGTGAGAGTCATGACCAGGCATTGGTGGGCGATAAAACCATCATCTTCCGTCTGATTGATGCCGATATGTACTGGCATTTCAAGAAGGGCGATGAAAACGAAATGGCTCATCGTGGTATTGCTCTGCATAAGATGATCCGTCTGGTTACCGCCTCTACAATCAATGGCGGTTATCTCAACTTCATGGGTAATGAGTTCGGTCACCCAGAGTGGATTGATTTCCCTCGCGAGGGTAATGGCTGGAGCCATAAATATGCCCGCAGACAGTGGAATCTGGTAGATAATCATGAACTCTGCTACCACTATCTTGGAGATTTCGACCGAGAAATGCTCAAGACGATTACAAGCGAAAAGAATTTTAACAAGACACCAGTTGTAGAAATCTGGCATAATGATGGCGATCAGGTTCTCGCCTTTATGCGTGGCGATCTGCTCTTCGTGTTTAACTTCTCGCCAACCCGCTCTTTCACCGACTATGGCTTCCTGGTTCCAACCGGTTCCTACAGCGTAGTGCTTGATTCTGACAGCAAGGATTTCGGCGGTAATGGCTTGAATGATGACACGATGACGCATCTGACTAATTACGATCCACTTTATGTGAAAGACCGTAAGGAGTGGCTGAAACTTTATCTGCCAGCTCGTACAGCTTTGGTGCTGAAGAAAAATTAA
- a CDS encoding YhcH/YjgK/YiaL family protein: MVVDTLDNLEKYVSLNPLFADVVKFIKENDLSKLEDGKHFIKESNLFVNITTAHGKSEEDAVLETHRKMIDIQIPLDNEETYGYTPLADLPEVEYNEAKDVTKYPGVKAQTLVTCKPGQFAIFWPQDGHQPCIGSGDIHKAIFKIKN; this comes from the coding sequence ATGGTAGTAGATACTTTAGACAATCTGGAGAAATACGTTTCTCTCAATCCGCTCTTCGCTGATGTCGTGAAGTTTATCAAGGAAAATGACCTCTCTAAATTGGAGGACGGTAAGCATTTTATCAAGGAGAGTAACCTCTTTGTTAACATAACGACAGCTCACGGAAAAAGCGAGGAAGATGCTGTTCTTGAAACACATCGTAAGATGATTGATATTCAGATTCCTCTTGACAACGAGGAGACTTATGGCTATACTCCTCTTGCTGATCTTCCTGAAGTGGAATATAACGAGGCTAAGGATGTAACCAAGTATCCTGGTGTGAAAGCGCAGACGCTCGTTACCTGCAAGCCAGGTCAGTTTGCTATCTTCTGGCCACAAGATGGTCATCAGCCATGCATCGGTAGTGGTGATATCCACAAGGCTATCTTCAAGATTAAGAATTAA
- a CDS encoding phosphatidylinositol-4-phosphate 5-kinase, whose translation MASVDATAQKISLGSCITRDGGQFKGEMVSGKPQGKGTTIYKNGDTYEGSYMKGKREGYGVYTFSDGEKYEGQWMQDQQHGKGTYYFQNNNKYVGLWFRDYQHGHGVMFYYNGDKYDGDWYKDKRQGRGVYTYANGAQYKGQWMNDMKNGNGFFNWGDGTTYDGQWLDNQRSGKGTFKYADGDVYIGDWKDDIQDGKGIYKFHNGDIYEGDYVQGERTGIGIFRSAKGAKYNGQFKDGLRTGQGTFIWKNGDIYVGDWKDDLQNGRGKLTKKNGDVFEGEFKNGLVDGNVVIHYADGRRFKGAYHKGKRQGPCIEEDKNGKRFEGTYRNDVRDGRFVEKDRNGQVTAKGAYENGKRFED comes from the coding sequence ATGGCATCGGTTGATGCCACAGCCCAGAAGATTTCGCTTGGCTCTTGCATCACCCGTGACGGAGGTCAGTTTAAAGGCGAAATGGTGAGCGGAAAGCCGCAGGGAAAAGGTACTACCATCTATAAGAATGGGGATACCTACGAAGGCTCTTATATGAAAGGTAAGCGCGAAGGTTATGGCGTTTATACCTTCAGTGATGGCGAAAAGTATGAGGGACAGTGGATGCAGGACCAGCAGCATGGTAAAGGTACCTACTATTTCCAGAACAACAACAAATATGTAGGCCTCTGGTTCCGCGATTACCAGCATGGTCATGGCGTCATGTTCTATTATAATGGTGATAAATATGACGGCGACTGGTATAAGGACAAGCGTCAGGGACGCGGCGTTTATACTTATGCCAATGGCGCACAGTATAAAGGCCAGTGGATGAACGATATGAAGAATGGAAACGGCTTCTTCAACTGGGGAGACGGAACTACTTATGACGGTCAGTGGCTAGACAACCAGCGCTCAGGAAAAGGTACTTTCAAATATGCTGATGGCGATGTGTATATCGGCGACTGGAAGGATGATATCCAGGACGGAAAGGGTATCTATAAATTTCATAATGGCGACATTTATGAAGGCGATTATGTGCAGGGTGAACGCACGGGTATAGGCATCTTCCGCTCTGCAAAGGGCGCCAAGTATAACGGACAGTTTAAGGATGGCCTGCGTACCGGTCAGGGTACCTTCATCTGGAAGAATGGCGATATCTATGTAGGCGACTGGAAGGATGATCTGCAGAACGGCAGGGGCAAACTGACCAAGAAGAACGGCGACGTGTTTGAAGGTGAGTTCAAGAACGGTCTGGTTGATGGTAATGTCGTGATTCATTATGCTGATGGCAGAAGATTCAAGGGTGCCTATCACAAAGGTAAGCGCCAGGGACCTTGCATAGAAGAAGATAAAAACGGTAAGCGTTTCGAAGGAACCTACCGTAACGATGTGCGTGACGGAAGATTTGTAGAAAAAGACCGCAACGGACAGGTTACAGCCAAGGGAGCCTACGAAAACGGCAAACGATTTGAAGACTAA